The following are encoded in a window of Citrobacter freundii genomic DNA:
- a CDS encoding L-cystine transporter, translating to MFVTLAYIALFLVCSWAVFRIDQKSHSLSKSVFIAIFIGAVIGLSLHFIAADNSKTIIDWYNVIGNGYVNLLKLVAVPLIFISILSAINKLENSAGIGKMSLTIVGSMLCLVMIAGFVGLLTAHVLGLDASAFGHMQSTLTAEDVSKTAAVSLPKLVTSLIPTNIFLDLTGARSVSVIGIVIFTLLAGVALLKVKQDAPQEGEKLSAGINAIQIWVMKMVRIVIALTPYGVMALMAGVFSAYRFEQFASLLGFIAACYIAVLMMFIVHALILLLSGNNPVRYFKTVWPVLTFAFVSRSSAASIPLAITAQEKVGVQNTIANIAASFGSSMGQNGCAGIYPAIMVAMIAPTMGIDPLSVHFLLAMLPAIALGSIGVAGVGGGGTFAALIVLSTLNFPVALVGIFIAIEPIVDMARTALNVNGSMMSGVLANRILRKETSAQQPSTSLSNAE from the coding sequence ATGTTCGTTACTCTCGCGTATATCGCGTTATTTTTGGTTTGTTCATGGGCTGTATTCAGAATCGACCAAAAAAGTCACTCCCTGTCCAAAAGCGTTTTCATTGCCATTTTTATCGGTGCCGTTATTGGCTTATCCCTGCATTTTATTGCAGCCGACAACAGCAAAACAATTATCGACTGGTATAACGTCATCGGTAACGGTTATGTCAATTTACTCAAACTGGTTGCGGTTCCGCTAATCTTTATCTCTATCCTGTCGGCGATTAATAAGCTCGAAAATAGCGCCGGAATTGGCAAAATGTCACTCACTATCGTAGGGAGCATGCTCTGCCTGGTGATGATCGCCGGATTTGTTGGCCTGCTCACCGCCCACGTTTTAGGTCTGGATGCGAGCGCGTTTGGCCATATGCAGTCAACGTTGACGGCTGAGGATGTGAGTAAAACAGCCGCCGTTTCACTGCCTAAGCTAGTCACCTCGCTGATCCCCACCAATATCTTCCTCGATCTTACCGGGGCCAGAAGCGTTTCTGTTATTGGTATTGTGATTTTCACTCTGCTTGCCGGGGTAGCATTATTAAAAGTAAAACAAGATGCACCGCAAGAAGGTGAAAAATTAAGCGCGGGCATTAACGCCATCCAGATTTGGGTGATGAAAATGGTGCGCATCGTTATTGCCCTCACCCCCTATGGCGTGATGGCATTAATGGCTGGCGTATTTTCCGCTTATCGGTTTGAACAATTTGCCAGTTTGTTAGGCTTTATTGCCGCCTGCTACATTGCCGTGCTGATGATGTTTATCGTGCATGCGCTAATTTTGCTGCTTAGCGGAAACAATCCTGTGCGCTATTTTAAAACCGTGTGGCCGGTTTTAACCTTTGCGTTTGTTTCGCGCAGCAGCGCTGCCTCTATTCCACTGGCCATTACCGCGCAGGAAAAAGTTGGCGTACAAAATACCATTGCCAATATCGCGGCTTCATTTGGCTCCAGCATGGGCCAGAATGGCTGTGCCGGGATTTACCCTGCGATTATGGTGGCAATGATTGCACCGACAATGGGCATCGATCCGCTGTCGGTACATTTTCTGCTCGCGATGCTACCGGCGATTGCGCTGGGATCGATTGGGGTGGCGGGCGTCGGTGGTGGTGGGACGTTTGCCGCACTGATTGTGCTTTCCACGCTGAATTTTCCGGTCGCGCTGGTGGGGATTTTTATTGCTATTGAGCCGATTGTCGATATGGCGAGGACTGCATTAAACGTCAACGGCTCGATGATGTCGGGCGTGCTGGCTAACCGAATTTTGCGTAAAGAAACGTCCGCGCAGCAACCGTCCACATCGCTCAGCAACGCTGAATAA
- a CDS encoding SgcJ/EcaC family oxidoreductase: MKKLFGLIASLTLLSGPVFAVSAPDCVKVDNAQIEALFDKWNASLKTGNAKTVSENYLSDAVLLPTVSNKARLTDAERIDYFEHFLAKKPTGKIDTRTVRLGCNKAIDTGTYTFTFADKSTVSARYTFTYAWDGKEWKISTHHSSAMPEG; encoded by the coding sequence ATGAAGAAATTATTTGGTCTTATTGCTTCACTGACCCTTCTGTCTGGCCCGGTTTTTGCGGTGTCGGCACCTGACTGCGTGAAGGTCGATAACGCTCAAATCGAAGCGCTATTTGATAAGTGGAACGCATCGTTAAAAACGGGCAACGCGAAGACGGTTTCAGAAAACTATCTCAGCGATGCGGTGTTACTGCCAACGGTATCCAATAAAGCCCGCTTAACGGATGCTGAACGCATTGATTATTTTGAGCATTTTCTGGCGAAGAAACCTACCGGAAAAATTGATACTCGCACTGTTCGTCTGGGGTGCAACAAGGCGATAGATACCGGTACCTACACATTTACCTTCGCCGATAAATCTACCGTTTCAGCACGATATACGTTCACTTACGCATGGGATGGAAAAGAGTGGAAAATCTCTACCCATCATTCTTCGGCGATGCCTGAGGGGTAA
- the folM gene encoding dihydromonapterin reductase codes for MGKKPLPILITGAGRRIGLAIAWHFLNQKQPVIISYRTHYPSIDGLQEAGAVCIQADFSTDAGVLAFADDVKNRTDGLRAIVHNASAWVAEKPGKPLSDVLSSMMQIHVNTPYLLNHALEGLLRGHGHAAGDIIHFTDYVVERGSDKHIAYAASKAALDNMTRSFARKLAPEVKVNAIAPSLILFNEDDDAEYRQQALNKSLMKTAPGEKEVIELIDYLLTSCFVTGRSFALDGGRHLR; via the coding sequence ATGGGTAAAAAGCCCCTGCCAATACTTATCACCGGCGCAGGCCGTCGCATCGGCCTCGCAATTGCATGGCATTTTTTGAATCAAAAACAGCCGGTAATTATCAGCTATCGTACGCATTATCCATCGATTGATGGTCTGCAAGAAGCCGGCGCGGTGTGCATTCAGGCCGATTTTTCGACCGATGCCGGCGTGCTGGCCTTCGCTGATGACGTAAAAAACCGAACGGATGGATTACGCGCCATCGTGCACAATGCCAGCGCCTGGGTTGCAGAAAAACCCGGTAAACCGCTGTCTGACGTGTTGTCTAGCATGATGCAGATCCATGTCAACACACCCTACCTGCTCAACCACGCGCTGGAGGGCCTGCTGCGCGGTCACGGCCACGCCGCCGGCGACATCATCCATTTTACAGATTACGTCGTCGAGCGCGGCAGCGACAAACATATCGCGTATGCCGCCAGCAAGGCTGCACTGGACAACATGACCCGCTCATTCGCGCGTAAACTGGCACCAGAAGTCAAAGTGAACGCCATCGCCCCATCGCTTATTCTGTTTAACGAAGATGACGACGCCGAATATCGTCAGCAGGCTCTGAACAAGTCACTGATGAAAACCGCGCCCGGCGAGAAAGAGGTCATTGAGTTAATCGATTATCTGTTGACCAGCTGTTTTGTCACCGGGCGTAGTTTTGCCCTGGATGGCGGTCGCCACCTGCGTTAG
- the ydgH gene encoding DUF1471 family protein YdgH, with amino-acid sequence MKLKNTLLASALLSATAFSVNAATELTPEQAAALKPYDRIVVTGRFNAIGDAVAAVSRRADKDGAASFYVVDTSDFGSGGNWRVVADVYKADAEKAEANKNRVINGVVELPKDQAVLLEPYDTVTVQGFYRSQPEVNDAITKAAREKGAYSFYIVRQVDANQGGNQRITAFVYKADAKKRVVQSPDAIPADSDAGRAALAAGGEAAKKVEIPGVATTASPSAEVGRFFETQSTKGGRYTVTLPDGTKVEELNKATAAMMVPFDSIKFTGNYGNMTEVSYQVAKRAAKKGAKYYHITRQWQERGNNVTISADLYK; translated from the coding sequence ATGAAGCTTAAGAACACTCTCCTGGCGTCCGCACTTCTTTCTGCGACTGCTTTTTCTGTAAATGCAGCGACAGAATTGACGCCGGAGCAAGCGGCTGCCCTGAAACCCTATGACCGCATTGTGGTGACCGGCCGTTTTAATGCTATCGGTGATGCGGTTGCCGCCGTATCCCGCCGTGCAGATAAAGACGGTGCAGCCTCCTTTTACGTTGTTGATACCTCAGATTTTGGCAGCGGCGGTAACTGGCGTGTTGTTGCCGACGTCTATAAAGCCGACGCAGAAAAAGCGGAAGCTAACAAAAATCGCGTCATCAACGGTGTTGTAGAATTACCCAAAGATCAGGCCGTGTTGCTGGAACCGTACGATACCGTCACGGTGCAGGGTTTCTACCGTAGCCAGCCTGAAGTCAACGACGCCATCACCAAAGCGGCGAGAGAGAAAGGGGCTTACTCTTTCTATATTGTCCGTCAGGTCGATGCTAACCAGGGTGGCAACCAGCGTATTACCGCATTTGTCTATAAAGCCGATGCGAAAAAACGTGTTGTACAAAGCCCTGACGCCATCCCAGCTGATTCTGATGCCGGACGTGCAGCATTAGCAGCCGGTGGCGAAGCCGCGAAGAAAGTTGAGATCCCGGGCGTAGCTACCACCGCATCTCCGAGTGCAGAAGTGGGTCGTTTCTTCGAAACGCAGTCAACCAAAGGTGGACGTTACACTGTCACGCTTCCGGATGGTACGAAAGTAGAAGAACTGAACAAAGCAACCGCCGCCATGATGGTGCCGTTTGACAGTATCAAGTTCACCGGTAACTACGGCAACATGACTGAAGTTTCTTATCAGGTTGCTAAACGTGCCGCGAAAAAAGGCGCCAAGTACTACCACATTACCCGCCAGTGGCAGGAACGTGGTAACAACGTGACCATCAGTGCCGATCTGTATAAATAA
- a CDS encoding amino acid permease has translation MEKKLGLSALTALVLSSMLGAGVFSLPQNMAAVASPAALLIGWAITGAGILLLAFAMLILTRIRPDLDGGIFTYAREGFGELIGFCSAWGYWLCAVIANVSYLVIVFSALSFFTDTPELRLFGDGNTWQSIVGASVLLWVVHFLVLRGVQTAASINLVATLAKLLPLGLFVVLAFMLFKLDTFTLDFTGIALGVPVWEQVKNTMLITLWVFIGVEGAVVVSARARNKRDVGRATLLAVLAALGVYLLVTLLSLGVVARPELAEIRNPSMAGLMVKMMGPWGEIIIAAGLIVSVCGAYLSWTIMAAEVPFLASTHKAFPRIFARQNAQGAPSSSLWLTNICVQVCLVLIWLTGSDYNTLLTIASEMILVPYFLVGAFLLKIATRPIHQAVGVGACIYGLWLLYASGPMHLLLSVVLYAPGLLVFLYARKTHTHDNVLNRQELVLIGLLLVAAVPATWMLMG, from the coding sequence ATGGAAAAGAAATTGGGTCTGAGCGCACTGACCGCGCTGGTTTTAAGCTCAATGCTCGGCGCGGGCGTTTTCAGCCTGCCACAAAATATGGCAGCGGTTGCCAGCCCGGCCGCATTACTGATTGGTTGGGCGATTACCGGCGCGGGAATTCTCCTGCTGGCCTTTGCCATGCTCATCCTGACGCGCATCCGTCCCGATCTGGACGGCGGTATTTTTACCTACGCCCGTGAAGGTTTTGGCGAACTGATTGGTTTCTGCTCGGCATGGGGTTACTGGCTGTGCGCCGTTATCGCCAACGTTTCTTATCTGGTGATCGTTTTTTCCGCACTCAGCTTCTTCACCGATACGCCTGAATTGCGTTTATTTGGCGATGGAAATACCTGGCAGTCTATCGTCGGGGCCTCAGTGCTGCTGTGGGTGGTCCATTTTCTGGTATTACGCGGTGTACAAACCGCCGCCAGCATTAACCTGGTAGCGACACTGGCGAAATTATTGCCGCTGGGTCTGTTTGTCGTGCTGGCCTTTATGCTGTTTAAGCTTGATACCTTTACTCTGGATTTTACCGGTATTGCGCTGGGTGTTCCGGTCTGGGAACAGGTCAAAAACACCATGCTCATCACGCTGTGGGTGTTTATCGGGGTAGAAGGCGCGGTCGTAGTGTCAGCACGTGCCCGCAATAAACGCGATGTCGGTCGCGCCACGCTGTTGGCGGTATTGGCCGCACTGGGTGTTTATCTGTTGGTTACCCTGCTTTCCCTTGGCGTGGTTGCTCGCCCGGAACTGGCTGAAATCCGTAACCCGTCAATGGCCGGACTAATGGTCAAAATGATGGGGCCATGGGGTGAAATTATTATTGCGGCCGGTCTGATAGTTTCCGTCTGCGGTGCCTATTTAAGCTGGACGATTATGGCAGCCGAAGTGCCGTTTCTGGCATCGACGCACAAAGCGTTCCCGCGCATTTTCGCACGTCAAAATGCGCAAGGTGCACCGTCGTCTTCACTGTGGCTCACCAATATCTGCGTACAGGTGTGTCTGGTGCTGATCTGGCTCACAGGCTCTGACTATAATACGCTGCTGACGATTGCCTCCGAGATGATTCTGGTGCCTTATTTTCTCGTTGGCGCATTTTTGCTGAAAATCGCCACCCGCCCGATTCATCAGGCTGTTGGTGTCGGTGCCTGCATTTATGGCTTATGGTTATTATATGCTTCTGGTCCAATGCACCTGTTGCTGTCTGTGGTGCTGTATGCGCCAGGATTATTGGTCTTTCTTTACGCCAGAAAAACGCACACGCACGATAACGTGCTGAACCGTCAGGAATTGGTTTTGATCGGCCTGCTGCTGGTCGCCGCCGTTCCGGCTACCTGGATGTTGATGGGGTAA
- a CDS encoding GlpM family protein, translating into MGLLIKAALGALVVVLIGVLAKTKNYYIAGLIPLFPTFALIAHYIVASERGIEALRTTIVFSMWSIIPYFVYLVSLWYFTGFMRLPVALGGAVVCWGLSAWLLIICWVKLH; encoded by the coding sequence ATGGGGTTACTTATAAAAGCGGCGCTGGGTGCGCTGGTGGTGGTGTTGATTGGCGTGCTGGCTAAAACAAAGAACTACTATATTGCCGGATTAATTCCGCTGTTCCCGACTTTTGCGCTGATCGCTCACTATATTGTGGCCAGCGAGCGCGGTATTGAAGCGTTACGCACCACAATTGTCTTCAGTATGTGGTCAATTATTCCCTATTTTGTCTACCTTGTTTCACTGTGGTACTTCACCGGGTTTATGCGCCTGCCCGTCGCGCTCGGCGGGGCGGTAGTCTGCTGGGGCCTGAGCGCGTGGTTGCTGATTATTTGTTGGGTAAAACTGCACTAA
- the rstA gene encoding two-component system response regulator RstA, translating into MNDMNTIVFVEDDPEVGSLIAAYLARHDIEVILEPRGDVAEEKVLQVQPDLVLLDIMLPGKDGMTICRDLRGRWQGPIVLLTSLDSDMNHILALEMGACDYILKTTPPAVLLARLRLHLRQNEHSTQSKGIQAATLTPHTILRFGTLTIDPTNRSVLLAGDPVSLSTADFELLWELATHAGHIMDRDALLKNLRGVSYDGMDRSVDVAISRLRKKLLDNATEPYRIKTIRNKGYLFAPHAWDDEPRK; encoded by the coding sequence ATGAATGATATGAACACCATCGTATTTGTTGAAGATGATCCTGAAGTCGGTTCGCTGATTGCCGCCTACCTGGCCCGGCATGATATCGAGGTCATCCTTGAACCGCGCGGCGATGTAGCCGAAGAGAAGGTCCTGCAGGTTCAACCCGACCTGGTGTTGTTAGACATTATGCTGCCTGGTAAAGACGGAATGACCATCTGTCGTGATTTGCGCGGGCGCTGGCAGGGTCCAATTGTTCTGCTGACGTCTCTCGACAGCGATATGAACCATATACTGGCGCTCGAAATGGGAGCCTGTGACTACATTCTGAAAACGACGCCGCCGGCGGTGCTGCTGGCCCGCCTGCGCCTGCATTTACGCCAGAACGAACATTCGACGCAGTCAAAAGGTATTCAGGCGGCCACCCTTACGCCGCATACCATACTGCGCTTTGGTACGCTAACTATCGACCCAACCAATCGTTCCGTGCTACTTGCTGGTGACCCCGTTTCGCTTTCTACCGCCGATTTCGAACTACTGTGGGAGCTGGCAACCCATGCAGGACACATTATGGATCGTGATGCGTTGCTGAAAAATCTGCGCGGTGTGAGTTATGACGGGATGGATCGCAGCGTTGATGTGGCGATTTCCAGACTGCGCAAAAAACTGCTGGATAACGCCACAGAGCCGTACCGCATCAAGACCATCCGTAATAAAGGCTATTTGTTTGCCCCGCACGCCTGGGATGATGAACCACGCAAATAA
- a CDS encoding HoxN/HupN/NixA family nickel/cobalt transporter, translating into MNTLFSVCKKRPDIMLLVAILVGANIVAWLWAFTVFSHHTSLLALSLVAWCYGLRHAVDADHIAAIDSATRKLMQQKKRALTTGAWFSLGHSTIVVLASIGIALTTSVFKHHMAWLQNVGGVIGTAVSAVFLLILATINLIIFCQVWKAFRHLKRTGTYYGTAEEITISGPLSWLFRSAFRLVGKDWHMYFVGFLFGLGFDTATEISLLGISASGASSGMSIWSILVFPALFTCGMALIDCLDSILMVEAYGWAFNKPQRKLYYNMTITGTSVIVAVFIGGLEALGLLSDAFSLQGGMWDTVSNMSDHMGNVGFMIIAVFLGCWILSALNYRWKNYDRLMLS; encoded by the coding sequence ATGAACACGTTGTTTTCAGTGTGCAAAAAACGTCCGGATATTATGCTGCTGGTGGCGATTTTGGTCGGGGCAAACATTGTGGCGTGGCTGTGGGCTTTCACGGTGTTTAGTCATCATACCTCGCTTCTGGCGCTGAGTCTGGTCGCCTGGTGCTACGGTTTACGCCACGCCGTGGATGCCGATCATATCGCCGCCATCGACAGCGCAACCCGCAAACTGATGCAGCAAAAAAAGCGCGCATTGACCACCGGGGCATGGTTTTCTCTCGGACATTCCACCATTGTGGTACTGGCAAGTATTGGCATTGCCCTCACTACCAGCGTGTTTAAACATCATATGGCGTGGTTGCAGAATGTTGGGGGCGTGATCGGTACGGCCGTTTCTGCTGTGTTCTTGCTGATTCTGGCGACCATCAATCTGATCATCTTCTGCCAGGTATGGAAGGCATTCCGCCATTTAAAACGTACGGGCACCTATTACGGAACCGCGGAAGAAATCACGATTTCAGGGCCTCTGAGTTGGCTCTTCCGCTCGGCCTTTAGGCTGGTGGGGAAAGACTGGCATATGTATTTTGTCGGCTTTTTGTTTGGGCTGGGTTTTGATACTGCCACAGAAATTTCGCTGTTAGGCATTTCTGCTTCAGGTGCTTCCAGTGGGATGTCCATCTGGTCCATTCTGGTGTTTCCGGCATTGTTTACCTGTGGCATGGCGTTAATTGATTGCCTCGACAGTATTCTGATGGTCGAGGCCTATGGCTGGGCCTTTAATAAGCCGCAGCGAAAGCTGTATTACAATATGACCATCACCGGAACCTCGGTGATTGTGGCGGTATTTATTGGCGGACTGGAAGCGTTAGGATTACTGTCCGATGCGTTTTCACTTCAGGGCGGAATGTGGGATACGGTAAGCAATATGAGTGACCACATGGGTAATGTTGGTTTTATGATTATTGCTGTATTTCTCGGTTGCTGGATCCTCTCCGCGCTGAATTATCGCTGGAAAAACTATGACAGGTTGATGCTCAGCTAA
- a CDS encoding aminoglycoside phosphotransferase family protein, producing the protein MFSTWLSRWKLIPDGAPIVTHTSYLLPVTTIHGGKKAILKLTDDDSERSGCQLMAWWNGKGAARVLAHENGAILLERATGTQSLTDMSREDQDERACRIICQTARRLHVAADTSTPLLTPLEHWFRDLEPTAQRFGGIMLRCAQAANVLFSTAQDVVVLHGDLHHGNVLDFAESGWLAIDPKGLLGERGFDYANIFTNPDLADPGIGIAIDPSRFTQRVNIVSEAAGLKRERLLLWIAAWCGLSSAWFLQDGDTAVITLRVADLAFAELDSGSLQL; encoded by the coding sequence ATGTTCAGTACCTGGTTAAGCCGCTGGAAACTCATCCCAGATGGTGCTCCCATCGTGACTCATACATCGTATCTACTACCCGTGACAACAATTCACGGTGGCAAGAAAGCCATTCTTAAACTCACGGATGATGACAGTGAGCGAAGCGGCTGTCAGCTGATGGCCTGGTGGAACGGGAAAGGGGCGGCGAGGGTGCTGGCTCATGAAAATGGGGCGATTCTGTTAGAACGTGCCACAGGGACACAATCGCTGACGGATATGTCCCGGGAAGACCAGGATGAGCGAGCCTGCCGCATCATTTGCCAAACTGCCCGTCGACTCCATGTTGCGGCAGATACCTCAACACCGCTGCTCACGCCGCTTGAACATTGGTTTCGCGATCTTGAGCCGACAGCGCAACGTTTTGGTGGGATCATGCTTCGTTGCGCGCAGGCAGCCAATGTGCTTTTCTCCACTGCGCAAGATGTCGTGGTGCTGCACGGTGATTTACACCACGGTAATGTGCTTGATTTTGCAGAATCTGGATGGCTGGCTATCGATCCGAAAGGGTTGTTGGGTGAGCGTGGGTTTGATTACGCCAATATTTTCACCAATCCCGATCTTGCCGATCCTGGTATTGGCATCGCCATTGATCCATCGCGGTTCACCCAGCGCGTCAACATCGTTTCAGAGGCTGCCGGACTTAAACGCGAGCGTCTTCTTCTGTGGATCGCGGCATGGTGTGGGCTTTCTTCCGCCTGGTTTCTGCAAGACGGGGACACTGCGGTAATAACCCTGCGGGTGGCGGATCTCGCGTTTGCTGAACTGGACTCAGGGTCTCTGCAACTTTGA